Proteins encoded in a region of the Prochlorothrix hollandica PCC 9006 = CALU 1027 genome:
- a CDS encoding energy-coupling factor ABC transporter ATP-binding protein: MVPYPMTPNPDRVIDIQNLSFTYDHRARTLHFINLEVAIGQRVGVIGSNGSGKTTLFHLLCGLLQPSTGSIYISQQPVIPGAFSPTVGFVFQNPDDQLFSASVWEEVAFGPGNLGLDAEDIQRRVHQALIFTGTEHLVTSPPHHLSGGQKRMVAIASILAMEPEVMIYDEPSANLDLRARRRLIQLLQSSRETLLLSSHDLELIREVCDRVIVLDQGHLVADGATADILGDRSLMEGHGLEVPHSLRFPLPLVH, from the coding sequence ATGGTCCCTTACCCCATGACCCCGAACCCCGATCGCGTCATTGACATTCAGAACCTGAGCTTCACCTACGACCACCGGGCCAGGACTCTCCACTTCATTAACCTGGAGGTGGCGATCGGGCAACGGGTTGGGGTCATCGGCTCCAATGGGTCCGGGAAAACCACCCTCTTCCATCTGCTCTGTGGTCTGTTGCAACCCAGCACGGGGTCAATTTATATCTCTCAGCAGCCCGTCATTCCAGGGGCTTTCTCCCCGACGGTGGGCTTTGTCTTCCAGAACCCCGATGATCAGCTTTTTTCCGCCTCGGTGTGGGAAGAAGTGGCCTTTGGTCCCGGCAACCTGGGGCTGGATGCCGAGGACATTCAGCGACGGGTACACCAAGCCCTCATCTTTACCGGCACCGAACACTTAGTCACCTCCCCCCCCCACCACCTCTCCGGCGGCCAAAAACGGATGGTGGCCATTGCCAGCATTTTGGCCATGGAACCGGAGGTGATGATTTACGACGAACCTAGCGCCAATCTGGACTTACGGGCACGGCGGCGCTTAATTCAACTGTTGCAATCCTCCAGGGAGACCCTATTGCTGTCCTCCCACGATTTGGAACTGATTCGAGAGGTGTGCGATCGGGTCATTGTCTTAGACCAAGGGCATCTGGTGGCCGATGGGGCTACTGCTGATATTCTCGGCGATCGCAGCTTGATGGAAGGCCACGGCCTAGAAGTGCCCCATTCCCTACGATTTCCCTTGCCCCTAGTCCACTAG